The Nitrogeniibacter aestuarii genome has a window encoding:
- a CDS encoding c-type cytochrome, giving the protein MSADAPDTPNKTHGMLRTLLWLPWVLALVFGIYALGRFTADIPVAYQAIDMHFKYGSTGGERESGFPYWIWKVLPKVCPEHLPGDGYQSLGFIFEPGRDLPVGVSKRQHLGIDRVFLNCAVCHASTVRDAPGAAPKVVLGMPAHRLDIKGFESFFFNCAAGPKFRTEYIVPEIEAAAGGLSPIDRYLVYPVAISLMRERLLMLKDRFSFAFEQPDWGPGRVDTFNSAKVLFNFPMHKLPKKELLGASDFPSIWLQAPRMKRDDGHRMELHWDGNNTHTEERNKSAAFGTGTTPPTIDLKAIGRIEDWLLTVEPPPWPYRIDDARAERGKALYGEYCAACHGQSGRDFSGKYVGHVTPIAQIATDRARLDSYTYTLAVNQGTLYAGYPHRFANFRKTYGYANMPLDGIWLRSPYLHNGSVPTLRDLLEPTWKRPTTFYRGNDIIDRDKLGFVSDVADEPDRRFFLFDTRLPGNGNGGHEGAAYGTELADADKDAIVEYMKTF; this is encoded by the coding sequence ATGTCCGCTGACGCACCTGACACCCCCAACAAGACACACGGGATGCTGCGCACCCTCCTGTGGTTGCCCTGGGTGCTCGCACTGGTGTTCGGCATCTACGCCCTGGGCCGCTTCACCGCCGACATTCCGGTGGCCTACCAAGCCATCGACATGCACTTCAAGTACGGCTCTACCGGTGGCGAGCGCGAGTCGGGCTTTCCGTACTGGATCTGGAAGGTGCTGCCCAAGGTGTGTCCGGAGCACCTGCCCGGCGACGGTTACCAGTCGCTGGGCTTCATTTTCGAGCCCGGCCGCGACCTGCCCGTGGGCGTCTCCAAGCGGCAGCATCTGGGCATCGACCGGGTGTTCCTGAACTGCGCGGTGTGCCACGCCAGCACCGTGCGCGATGCCCCGGGCGCGGCCCCCAAGGTGGTGCTCGGCATGCCCGCGCACCGGCTCGACATCAAGGGTTTCGAGAGTTTCTTCTTCAACTGCGCGGCCGGGCCGAAATTCCGCACCGAATACATCGTGCCCGAGATCGAGGCGGCCGCCGGCGGGCTCTCGCCCATCGACCGCTATCTGGTCTATCCGGTCGCCATCAGCCTGATGCGCGAGCGCCTGCTCATGCTGAAAGACCGCTTCAGCTTCGCCTTCGAACAGCCCGACTGGGGCCCGGGGCGGGTGGATACCTTCAATTCAGCCAAGGTGTTGTTCAACTTCCCCATGCACAAGCTGCCTAAGAAGGAATTGCTGGGCGCCTCAGACTTTCCCTCCATCTGGCTGCAGGCACCGCGCATGAAGCGGGACGACGGTCACCGCATGGAGTTGCACTGGGACGGCAACAACACCCACACCGAAGAGCGCAACAAGAGCGCCGCCTTCGGTACCGGCACCACGCCGCCCACCATCGACCTGAAGGCCATCGGCCGCATCGAGGACTGGTTGCTCACGGTCGAGCCGCCGCCCTGGCCCTATCGCATCGACGATGCCAGGGCCGAGCGCGGCAAGGCGCTGTATGGCGAATACTGTGCGGCCTGCCACGGCCAGAGCGGACGCGACTTCTCCGGCAAATACGTCGGCCATGTGACCCCCATCGCCCAAATCGCCACCGACCGGGCACGCCTCGATTCCTACACCTACACCCTGGCGGTCAATCAGGGCACGCTCTACGCCGGCTATCCGCACCGCTTTGCCAACTTCCGCAAGACCTACGGCTACGCCAACATGCCGCTGGACGGCATCTGGCTACGCAGCCCCTATCTGCACAATGGCTCGGTGCCCACGCTGCGCGACCTGCTCGAGCCCACGTGGAAGCGCCCGACCACCTTCTATCGCGGCAACGACATCATCGACCGGGACAAGCTCGGCTTCGTCTCCGACGTGGCCGATGAGCCCGATCGCCGCTTCTTTCTGTTCGATACGCGCCTGCCCGGCAACGGCAACGGCGGTCACGAGGGCGCCGCCTACGGCACCGAACTGGCCGATGCCGACAAGGACGCGATCGTCGAATACATGAAGACCTTCTGA
- a CDS encoding c-type cytochrome, with translation MTTHTTHSRWRVLLAILGITVLVAAAGAVYGWFKFFREVPQPAWITEDPHMRFKYGSIGAENDAGIPYWIFYVLPRVFPDKLPGPGGYASFGVAWEQGMELPVGFTKKTIGFERVANTCAVCHTASYRTTEDSNPVFVPTGPNHTLDLAAFFRFLIDCAKDPRFEPDVLMREINLVTDLSWDDALIYRYLLIPITKKRLLERQTQFAWLYHPAFPDWGRGRDDSMNLTKYFMIQWPMDESFGPTDMPSIWNLGKYQPEKGHRMNFAGDSHNARSVVIDSALGLLGAPPKRNEDFLAQVAWMLDYLKAARAPAYPFPISTVLAEQGKTVFDANCAQCHASARTGTVVPVEEVGTSRDRMDTWNEKAAAEANAVVTEMGIEREGLVEAPLRGYVAAFLDGIWLRAPYLHNGSVPTLADLLKPAAERPVTFWRGYNLYDPVKVGYVTSGSTAEYEGSLHDTRLKGGGNQGHEFGIHLADEEKSALIEYLKTL, from the coding sequence ATGACCACCCACACCACTCACTCCCGCTGGCGCGTCCTGCTCGCCATCCTCGGCATCACCGTGCTGGTCGCCGCAGCCGGCGCGGTCTATGGCTGGTTCAAGTTCTTTCGCGAAGTCCCGCAGCCGGCGTGGATCACCGAAGACCCGCACATGCGCTTCAAGTACGGTTCCATCGGCGCCGAGAACGATGCCGGCATCCCCTACTGGATCTTCTACGTGCTGCCCCGGGTCTTTCCCGACAAGCTGCCGGGGCCGGGCGGCTACGCGAGCTTCGGCGTGGCGTGGGAACAGGGCATGGAGCTGCCGGTGGGCTTTACCAAGAAAACCATCGGCTTCGAGCGCGTCGCCAACACCTGCGCGGTGTGCCACACCGCCAGCTACCGCACCACGGAAGACAGCAACCCGGTGTTCGTGCCCACCGGCCCCAACCACACGCTGGATCTGGCCGCCTTCTTCCGCTTCCTGATCGACTGCGCGAAAGACCCGCGCTTCGAGCCCGACGTGCTTATGCGCGAGATCAATCTGGTCACCGATCTGAGCTGGGACGACGCGCTCATCTATCGCTACCTGCTCATCCCCATCACCAAGAAGCGCCTGCTCGAGCGGCAGACCCAGTTCGCCTGGCTCTACCACCCGGCGTTCCCCGACTGGGGCCGCGGCCGGGACGACTCCATGAACCTCACCAAGTACTTCATGATCCAGTGGCCCATGGACGAGAGCTTCGGCCCCACCGACATGCCGTCGATCTGGAACCTGGGCAAATACCAGCCCGAGAAAGGCCACCGCATGAACTTTGCCGGCGACAGCCACAACGCCCGCTCGGTGGTCATCGACTCGGCGCTGGGCCTGCTCGGGGCGCCCCCCAAGCGCAACGAAGACTTCCTCGCCCAGGTGGCCTGGATGCTCGACTACCTCAAAGCCGCCCGCGCGCCGGCCTACCCCTTCCCGATCAGCACGGTGCTGGCGGAACAGGGCAAGACTGTTTTCGATGCCAACTGCGCGCAGTGCCACGCGTCGGCGCGAACCGGCACCGTGGTGCCGGTCGAGGAAGTCGGCACCAGTCGGGACCGCATGGACACCTGGAATGAAAAGGCGGCGGCCGAGGCCAATGCGGTGGTCACCGAGATGGGGATCGAGCGCGAAGGTCTGGTCGAAGCACCCTTGCGCGGTTATGTGGCGGCCTTTCTGGACGGCATCTGGCTGCGCGCGCCCTATCTGCACAACGGGTCGGTACCCACGCTGGCCGACCTGCTCAAGCCGGCAGCGGAGCGCCCGGTCACCTTCTGGCGCGGCTACAACCTCTACGACCCGGTCAAGGTGGGCTATGTCACCTCGGGCAGCACTGCCGAGTATGAGGGCTCACTGCATGACACCCGCCTCAAGGGCGGAGGCAATCAGGGACATGAATTCGGCATCCATCTGGCCGATGAGGAAAAATCGGCCCTGATCGAATACCTCAAGACCCTCTGA
- a CDS encoding GGDEF/EAL domain-containing response regulator → MLEDDHPLDPDRIVFRPEDNASLPRLKPWRILAIDDDIDFQASLQHTLKGANILDRPVELHLANGRQSAAHLLARDRDFAVILVDVVMETDDAGLRLIKGIREMLGMVEPRIILLTGQPGFAPIEDVMRDYDLSDYCLKSDLAKRGLKNILTGAIRAYHQLATINGARKGLQLILEASNRFSVARSVPDMASAALAELATLLGIPEEGIVAVEGASVASPPNVAGAAIIGAAGRYAPHIGQSIAVLPDTSIAQLLADTLAERSSISATAYQVLYIPRQHALADYAIYVETGRPLGEPETQLLAVFAANAAKGFSNVALISRLDRMAYEDDLLGIPNRNGLLREIERIRLSPEGHSAQLMLVDLDNFAGINEAFGVAVGNAVLRAIYAPLRILFPPPCIVGRISADLFAVLGPESKVDLSRVERISHEELHIAGQSFRFTVCASQIAVGELPGEAADLMRAARSTLRRAKRQGQGSLLKHDPQVELEAGARFELMSRLAHAIEYDQLELHFQPMVDFDTGRIIGAEALIRWPAEHGGVGPDVFIPLAEKSSYIHAIGNRVLEQACAALLRFDAAGLGGLTVSINASARQFESPTFIGHIVHTLKTRGIEARRLKVEVTETAVVENIVRLTSQLAALRATGVRIAIDDFGTGQASLAYVHLLPADLIKLDMSFVQRIGRQDRSEAITKIMIDMGHAIGADLVAEGVETEAQAIWLRKHGCQIGQGWHFGRPMPLPEFIAFCLEQPS, encoded by the coding sequence ATGCTGGAAGATGATCATCCGCTGGACCCAGACCGGATCGTTTTCCGGCCTGAAGACAATGCCTCGCTTCCAAGGCTCAAGCCTTGGCGCATTCTGGCGATTGACGACGACATCGATTTCCAGGCCTCCCTGCAACACACGCTGAAGGGCGCCAACATCCTCGACCGTCCGGTCGAACTGCACCTGGCCAATGGTCGCCAGTCGGCTGCGCATCTGCTCGCCCGCGACCGCGATTTCGCGGTCATTCTGGTGGATGTCGTCATGGAAACCGACGACGCCGGTCTTCGGCTCATCAAGGGCATTCGCGAAATGCTCGGCATGGTTGAGCCACGCATCATCCTGCTCACCGGCCAACCCGGCTTCGCGCCCATCGAAGATGTCATGCGCGACTACGACCTGAGCGACTACTGCCTCAAGTCAGATCTGGCCAAGCGGGGCCTGAAGAACATCCTCACCGGTGCCATCCGTGCCTATCATCAGCTCGCCACCATCAACGGTGCGCGCAAAGGACTGCAACTGATCCTCGAGGCCAGCAACCGCTTCTCGGTTGCCCGCTCCGTCCCCGATATGGCCAGTGCGGCGCTCGCCGAGCTGGCCACGCTGCTCGGCATCCCCGAGGAGGGCATCGTCGCGGTCGAAGGCGCCTCTGTCGCGAGCCCGCCAAATGTCGCGGGTGCGGCCATCATCGGCGCCGCCGGACGCTATGCACCTCATATCGGCCAGTCCATCGCGGTACTGCCAGACACGTCGATTGCGCAATTGCTCGCGGACACGCTTGCTGAGCGAAGCAGTATCAGCGCGACTGCGTATCAGGTGCTCTACATACCCCGGCAACACGCACTGGCCGACTACGCCATCTATGTGGAAACCGGTCGACCACTGGGCGAGCCGGAGACCCAGTTGCTTGCCGTCTTTGCCGCCAATGCAGCCAAGGGCTTCAGCAATGTGGCGCTGATCAGCCGGCTTGACCGCATGGCCTACGAAGACGACCTGCTCGGCATTCCGAACCGGAACGGGCTGCTGCGCGAGATCGAACGTATCAGGCTCTCGCCCGAAGGCCACTCGGCGCAACTGATGCTCGTCGACCTGGACAACTTTGCGGGGATCAACGAGGCCTTCGGTGTCGCGGTCGGCAACGCTGTCCTGCGGGCCATCTACGCGCCCTTGCGCATTTTGTTTCCTCCCCCTTGCATTGTCGGGCGCATTTCCGCCGACCTGTTTGCCGTGCTGGGTCCGGAATCCAAAGTCGATCTCTCCCGAGTCGAACGCATTTCCCATGAGGAGCTGCACATCGCCGGGCAATCGTTTCGCTTCACGGTGTGTGCCAGCCAGATCGCAGTCGGCGAACTCCCGGGCGAAGCGGCCGATCTGATGCGGGCCGCCCGATCGACGCTCCGTCGCGCAAAACGGCAAGGTCAGGGCTCCTTGCTGAAACATGATCCACAAGTCGAACTCGAAGCCGGCGCGCGCTTCGAGCTGATGTCCCGACTGGCGCATGCAATCGAGTACGATCAGCTCGAACTGCATTTCCAGCCCATGGTGGACTTCGACACCGGCCGCATCATCGGCGCCGAGGCGCTGATACGCTGGCCCGCCGAGCACGGCGGCGTTGGCCCCGACGTGTTCATTCCACTGGCGGAAAAATCGAGCTATATCCACGCCATCGGCAATCGGGTGCTTGAACAGGCCTGCGCAGCGCTTCTCCGTTTCGACGCCGCCGGCCTGGGTGGCTTGACCGTGAGCATCAACGCGTCGGCCCGACAGTTCGAATCGCCCACCTTCATCGGACACATCGTGCACACGCTCAAGACGCGTGGCATCGAGGCCCGCCGCCTGAAAGTCGAGGTCACCGAAACCGCAGTTGTCGAGAACATTGTGCGCCTGACGTCCCAGTTGGCCGCTTTGCGCGCCACCGGGGTGCGGATTGCCATCGACGATTTCGGGACCGGTCAGGCCTCACTGGCGTACGTCCATCTGCTGCCCGCCGACCTCATCAAACTGGACATGAGCTTTGTTCAGCGCATCGGGCGCCAAGACCGAAGCGAGGCGATCACGAAAATCATGATCGACATGGGGCATGCCATCGGCGCCGATCTGGTGGCCGAGGGCGTCGAAACCGAAGCGCAGGCGATCTGGCTGCGCAAACACGGTTGCCAGATCGGTCAAGGCTGGCATTTCGGCCGCCCGATGCCCTTGCCGGAATTCATTGCTTTCTGCCTCGAGCAGCCGTCCTGA
- a CDS encoding sensor histidine kinase yields MRTLLRIGAPLILPWWIVIPAITWLVYELRLERDLERLEQQTVESMAQANDIIVDSIRQLWLDSRMITRVAATQLGNPAATEGQSVLASVMNDFMQTHPRYTQARLLDTGCKERIRFDRRGDLILQATEKDLQDKSDRYYCRETLSVQADQAYLSPLDLNVERGEIVLPHEPTLRIGTRVFGPDGEALGLIVLNFNAGDILATFSRSGGGQMSLLNDEGYWLASQDPADSFGFMLERPDRRISLTQPDLWQAMTNSSAVAGHVKTSESLWLYRRLPAVQVSTTLKGPTWYIAGHLDPAKRDALVQEQAWQHVLLGGLALMVVTALAAMLTQRDARQARTSAALAAANIRLRESLERLESSLDERVRSEKLASLGLLVAGVAHELNTPLGGAMLTSTQLEDELRTLEQAYAAGLRQSDIQRHIERSQEGLQLLHRNLDRAGRLISRFKGVASDRATSERSRFTLRETVDDILALIHSETKHSPIRVTVDVDESIVMDSYPGPLGQVIQNLVQNAFRHGFRNGATGTIVITARRAGDEVTLTVEDDGGGIPQGAQARIWDPFFTTARSSGGTGLGLHLSQQLVGNVLGGKLELAHSAPGEGTCMRLTMPCTAPEHVTEEASTGAT; encoded by the coding sequence GTGCGAACCCTCCTTAGGATCGGCGCGCCGCTCATCCTGCCGTGGTGGATTGTCATCCCCGCCATCACCTGGCTGGTCTACGAGCTGCGCCTGGAACGCGACCTCGAGCGCCTTGAGCAGCAAACTGTCGAGTCCATGGCGCAGGCCAACGACATCATCGTCGACAGCATCAGACAACTGTGGCTCGACTCGCGCATGATCACGCGCGTCGCCGCGACGCAGCTGGGCAACCCGGCGGCCACGGAGGGGCAGTCGGTGCTCGCCTCAGTAATGAATGACTTCATGCAGACCCATCCGCGCTACACCCAGGCGCGCCTGCTCGATACCGGGTGCAAGGAGCGGATTCGCTTCGATCGCCGTGGTGACCTCATTCTCCAGGCCACCGAAAAGGACCTGCAGGACAAATCCGACCGCTACTACTGCCGCGAAACGCTCTCCGTGCAGGCGGACCAGGCCTACTTGTCCCCACTGGATCTCAACGTCGAACGCGGCGAGATCGTCTTACCCCATGAGCCCACGTTGCGCATCGGCACCCGTGTCTTCGGGCCCGACGGCGAAGCGCTCGGACTGATCGTGCTCAACTTCAACGCCGGCGACATTCTTGCGACCTTCAGCCGCAGCGGGGGTGGTCAGATGTCCCTCCTCAACGACGAAGGCTACTGGCTTGCCAGCCAGGACCCGGCGGACAGTTTCGGTTTCATGCTCGAACGACCTGACCGCCGCATCTCGCTCACCCAGCCGGATCTGTGGCAGGCCATGACCAACAGCAGCGCGGTGGCCGGCCACGTCAAGACCAGCGAGTCACTCTGGCTGTACCGACGGCTGCCGGCAGTTCAGGTGAGCACGACCCTCAAGGGCCCGACCTGGTACATTGCGGGCCACCTCGATCCCGCCAAACGCGATGCACTCGTACAGGAGCAAGCCTGGCAACACGTGCTTCTCGGCGGGCTGGCCTTGATGGTCGTCACCGCGCTGGCTGCCATGCTCACCCAGCGAGACGCGCGCCAGGCACGCACCAGCGCCGCGCTCGCGGCGGCCAACATCCGGCTGCGCGAGTCGCTGGAGCGGCTCGAATCCTCACTCGACGAGCGGGTGCGCAGTGAAAAACTCGCCTCGCTCGGTCTGCTGGTCGCCGGGGTGGCGCACGAACTCAACACCCCGCTGGGCGGCGCCATGCTCACCAGTACCCAGCTTGAGGATGAGTTGAGGACACTGGAACAGGCCTACGCCGCCGGCCTCCGGCAATCGGACATTCAGCGCCACATCGAGCGCAGCCAAGAAGGGCTCCAGCTCCTGCATCGCAATCTTGACCGGGCTGGCCGACTCATCAGTCGCTTCAAGGGGGTCGCCTCGGACCGGGCCACGTCCGAACGCAGCCGTTTCACGCTGCGGGAAACCGTCGACGACATTCTGGCGCTGATCCACTCGGAAACGAAGCACAGCCCGATCCGGGTGACCGTGGATGTGGACGAAAGCATCGTCATGGACAGCTACCCCGGTCCGCTCGGCCAGGTGATCCAGAACCTGGTACAGAACGCCTTCCGGCATGGCTTTCGGAACGGCGCCACCGGCACGATCGTCATCACCGCGCGCCGGGCCGGAGACGAGGTGACGCTCACCGTAGAGGATGACGGCGGCGGCATTCCCCAAGGGGCTCAGGCACGCATCTGGGACCCGTTTTTCACCACGGCACGCAGCAGCGGCGGCACCGGGCTGGGCCTGCATCTGAGCCAGCAACTGGTCGGGAACGTCCTCGGCGGCAAACTGGAGCTCGCGCATTCAGCACCGGGAGAAGGCACCTGCATGCGCCTGACGATGCCCTGCACGGCGCCGGAGCACGTGACCGAAGAAGCGTCGACCGGCGCGACCTGA